The following proteins are encoded in a genomic region of Gimesia algae:
- a CDS encoding YiiD C-terminal domain-containing protein, whose protein sequence is MMEFDVEEVTAYLHQHIPVTRAMQFSVLPVTDGSLKLSAKLVPNLNHQETAFGGSIASLGILAGWTLIHLKLRVDQPNYKIVIQKSEIEFLKPIEADFIAECPLPGEGVWTPFHASLQRKRRGRITLESTVKVNGQIAAVIKGIFVAKLL, encoded by the coding sequence ATGATGGAATTCGATGTTGAGGAAGTGACTGCTTACTTACATCAGCATATTCCGGTAACACGTGCCATGCAGTTCAGCGTATTGCCTGTAACAGATGGTTCACTGAAACTGAGTGCGAAACTGGTTCCCAATCTGAACCACCAGGAAACCGCCTTTGGGGGCAGCATTGCGAGCCTGGGAATTCTGGCAGGCTGGACTTTGATTCATCTAAAACTCAGAGTTGATCAACCGAATTACAAAATCGTTATCCAGAAAAGTGAAATCGAGTTTTTAAAGCCGATTGAAGCCGATTTCATTGCAGAGTGTCCGCTACCTGGCGAAGGTGTATGGACGCCATTTCATGCAAGTCTTCAGCGAAAACGTCGCGGACGAATTACGTTGGAATCAACCGTCAAAGTGAACGGTCAGATCGCGGCAGTCATTAAGGGAATCTTTGTTGCAAAACTGTTGTGA
- a CDS encoding alpha/beta hydrolase has protein sequence MPFTTHKFGPLNCQIYDNLPADQSPDVIAIVSHGFGAPGDDLVPLGPEILRNQPQLSERVQFIFPAAPLSLLEMGMPGGRAWWMLDVAELNAAIASGTIRDQRDKTPEGLVEAGQQLQEFVIAVQQESGLPFSQIVLSGFSQGSMVSTEVAFQLPQPPAALVIWSGTLLCEQRWGSLADQSPRFPVQQSHGTQDPILPYTGAIWLKEMLEQHDFTVDFSEFVGPHTIPDVAIEKFRNLLSDLTGSL, from the coding sequence ATGCCCTTCACAACTCATAAGTTTGGTCCGCTCAATTGTCAGATCTATGATAATTTACCCGCCGATCAGTCCCCTGACGTCATCGCCATTGTCAGTCATGGATTTGGTGCGCCGGGAGATGATCTCGTTCCCCTGGGGCCCGAGATCCTCAGAAATCAACCGCAGCTTTCTGAGCGCGTGCAGTTTATCTTTCCTGCTGCTCCCCTTTCGTTACTGGAGATGGGAATGCCCGGCGGTCGTGCGTGGTGGATGCTGGATGTCGCAGAACTCAATGCCGCGATTGCTTCCGGAACAATCCGAGACCAGCGAGATAAAACTCCAGAAGGTTTAGTTGAAGCAGGTCAACAACTGCAGGAATTCGTCATCGCTGTTCAACAGGAGTCGGGCTTGCCATTTTCCCAAATCGTGCTGTCTGGTTTTTCACAAGGATCGATGGTCTCAACAGAAGTCGCCTTTCAGTTGCCACAACCTCCGGCAGCGCTGGTAATCTGGTCTGGTACATTACTTTGTGAACAACGCTGGGGAAGCCTGGCTGATCAGTCACCCCGATTTCCTGTTCAGCAGAGCCACGGAACACAGGATCCCATTCTCCCCTACACAGGTGCAATCTGGTTAAAAGAGATGCTGGAGCAACATGATTTTACCGTCGACTTTTCTGAGTTTGTCGGCCCACACACAATTCCTGATGTGGCAATCGAAAAATTCCGCAACCTCCTTAGTGATCTGACGGGCAGTCTTTGA